The nucleotide sequence AGGCGTGGAATGGTGAGAATGGTCGACACGTTTGTTCCTCCGGACTTCAGGACTTCAGGGATGCGCGCACGCGCGATACGATTGCGGCTGCACCGGGAACCTGGCTCATCTCGATTTCGCGAGAATAGGCAATCGGCGCATAGTCCGCACCAAGGCGGATGGCCGGTGCCTTGAGCTGGCCCCAGAGTTCTTCATTGATGGTCGAGCAGATTTCGGCACCCAAACCGCAGAATTCAACTGCGGCATGGACAACAACCGCCCGCCCGGTCTTTTTCACCGATTCCAGAACACGGTGATAATCAATCGGCACCAGTGAACGCAAATCGATCACTTCGGCGCTGATGCCTTCCTTGGCCAGCTCTTCTGCAGCGGCAAGGCAATTGTGCAGTTCAAAGCCATAGCTGATGAGCGTGACATCAGTGCCTTCGCGCTTCACCTTGGCGACGCCCAGCGGGATGCGGTAATCGCCGGTTGGTACTTCTGCCTTCTGCGTGAACAGCAGCATGATCGATTCCAGCACGACCACCGGATCGGGGTCATTGATTGCCGAAAGCAGCATGCCCTTGGCGTCTACCGGGTTGGACGGGAACAGCACCTTGATGCCGGGGACGTGCGTCAGCCAAGCTTCGAGGTTCTGCGAATGCTGCGCACCGAAACCGCCAATGGCACCGCCCACCTGCATACGGATGGTCAGTGGTGCATGGGTTGCCGAACCCGACATGTAGCGCTGCTTTGCGGCGTGGTTGGCGATCTGATCGAGGCAGACACCCATGAAATCGGCAAACATGATTTCTGCAATGGGGTTCATGCCAGCGATTGATGAACCGATGGCCGCACCGATGATGGCCGATTCCGAAATCGGGGTGTTGCGGACGCGGTTCTTGCCGAACTTGGTCTGCAGGCCCTTGTTCGTGCCGAATGCGCCGCCCTGAGGATCGCCGACGTCTTCGCCCAGCAGGAACACTTCAGGATTGGCGGCCATGGCCACGTCCTGTGCATCGGTGATGGCGGTAGCCATGGTCATCGTTGCGGTGGGGCCGGGAAATTCGCCTTCGGCTTCGCGCACCGGATAGATGCCGCGTGTGGGCACGCAAGTTGCATCGGCGAACACGTCGACCAGCGTTTCGCTGGCAGGCGTGACCGGGCTGGTCATGGCGCGGGCAATGGCGTCTTCGACTTCGGCCTTGGCAGCAGCTTCGACTGCCGACAGTTCGTCTTCGGTGCAGATGCCGGCATCAAGCAGCAGGCTGCGCGTCTTTTCAACGGGCGCCCGCTCCTTGGCAGCAGCCAGAATGTCCTTGGCGGCGTTGTAATTGTCGCCAACCCCGGCGTGGGGGCCCATGCGATAGGTCAAGGCTTCGACAAACACCGGACCATTGCCGGCGCGGACGGATTCGATCACTTCCTTCATGCCATTGTAGAAGGCCGCAGGATCATTACCGTCGAGTTGCACGCCGCGGAAGCCAAGCGCTTGCGCACGGCCAAAGAAGTTGGGGCTGGCGGTATAGGTTTCAATCGGGGTGTATTCACCCCACTGGTTGTTCTGGCACAGGAAAATGATCGGCAGCTTCCACACGCCAGCCAGGTTCATGGCTTCATGCACGGGACCGATCGAGGTTGCACCATCGCCAAAGTTGACGATCGTCACACGGTCTTCGCCGCGTTCCTTGGCCGAAATGGCAAGGCCGTTGGCAATAACCGGACCAGCACCGACGATGGCGGTCGTGACCATCGAACCCGACGAGGGATCAGAGATGTGCGGGCTGCCGCCCTTGCCCTTGTTCAAGCCGCCTTCACGGCCCAGCGCTTCGGCAAACATGCCGTACAGATCAACGCCCTTGGCAACCTGATCGTGAATGCCGCGATAGGTGGTGACCATGTAATCGCGCGCGGTGGTAAGCTGCGAGATCGTGGCGGGGATGTTTTCCTGACCGGTCATCGGCCAATATGTGAAAGTGAACTTGCCGGCCGAAAGACCTGCCTGAATGGCTTTGTCCACGGCGCGGATGCGCACCATTTGACCATAGATGGACTTGAGCACTTCCGGCTCGATGCCCAGATTACCTTGCACCATCAGACCTGTCCCTCAACTTCTTGACATCACCACCAGACAACAACCAGTGCATGACAGCGCGGCGATTGTCTTTGATCCCTGGGCACACGCGCACAAGAATCCCTTGCACGCTCTAGTGCCTTCGAAGAGACCGTATGTCCATGCCTAATGCATCATGGCTGTGTCATTAAATTGCAAGGCAGGGTGGCAGGTTTGGCTGGCCCCCCAACGCAAAGGGCCGCCCGGTCAAAGCCGGCCCGCGCAAGTAGCGTCCTGTTGCCTGATCAGATGCCGATATCCATGATCGGGGCATCGAAACCGCAATTCACGATCTGTGATGATTTGGCGAGGGTATCGGCAGGCAGGCCGGCAATATAGCCGTCAATCAGTCGCTGATAATTGCTGATCATGCCTTCGCCGCCCTTGCCCAGACTGCTGCCGATCCGCATGAAGTCAAGATTGTGCAGTCCCACTTGCTGCAATGGCAGGTTGGAATAATCCTGACGCGGAATTTCCGGGAAATCCTGTGAATCAAAGGGCAGCATCGTGGGGCCTTTGGGCGTTTCGAATGGTTCGCCATCGGCGCGCGGGGCCATGTTCCAGATTTCGAACAGGCATGTTTCCGGCGTCAGCGGACGTATCCGGTACGATGCCATGGCTCCCATGACCGGAAGCAGGAAATAGTTCGGGAACATGAATTCGACATAGTGCATGTCCGGGCCCAGAAACGCCTTGGCAATATCGAATGTTTCCACCCCGCGCGCCCGCGCGTCGGCTTCCACATCCTTGCAGGCCTGGGTGTAGAATGCGGCTGCGGCTGCCATCGGATCTTCGGGCACGTCCATCCCGGCCAGACGGTCGATCACCGCCAGTTCGGATTTGTGGATCATCGATCCACCCATGCCCTCGTTCAGATTGTGCAGGAAGGCCAGGATGTGCTGCACCATTTCCTTGCCGGTCAGACCTTCGTTGACAGGCTTGCCATCAAAGTCCGGCCCGAATTGTGTGGTGGCATAAGGCGATACCTGGAACAATTGCGGATGCGTCTGCATCACGTGATAGCCTTCATGGAAGGCTTCCATCGCCAATTTCCAGTTGGTGGGCAGTACCGTGCCAAACCACCATTCGATCTTCAGTGTTTCTGCACGCCGGGTGTCCATGCGTTCGGCCACAGGGCCAAGGCTTTCGCGCAGGCCGGGTGCAGTGTCATCAAAATTGATGAACGCACAGCCTGCCCAGAACTCGACACGGACCGGCGCAAGATCGATCTGGTCCGGCGTGATGATGGCTTCATCAAAGATTTCGCGCCCGAACACGAAGCTGTTTTTGCCCTGTTCGTCCCAGCGCCAACCGTGAAACGGGCAGCGGAAGCCACGGTTCTTGCAATTGCCCTTGCCCCGCGCCAGCTTAACCCCGCGATGACGGCAGGCATTGAGAAACGCTTTCACGCCATCGGCTGTATTGAGCAGGATCACCGAACGGTCGAAAATCTCGTAGACGGTGTAATCGCCCTGATTGGGAATCTCTTCCAGACGACAGGCCATTTGCCACACATGGGGCCACAGCTTTTCCTGCTCTGCCTTGAAGAACGCGTCGCTGTAATACCGTTCAGCCGGAATCAGGGCGGGGTTCGTGATCGGGAACGGGTTGCTTGCAGTATCAGCCATGGCGCGATCCTTGAATGGGTCATTCCGGAGAAGGCCCATTGCTATCGCAGCCGGGCATAACGCGACTTGAGCAATGTCAAATTTTGCATCGCCTGTGATGCATTGCGCTTTTCAGCGCGGCAGCGGCGCGAAGGATCAGCCCTCGTCCGACACCCGGACAACCTCATGGCCGCACAGCGTGGTCCAGCTTTCCGTGCCTAAAACGATGGCGGCCTGGTGCTGGTCAATCGCGGTATGCAGCGTCGCCATCAAGGCGCTGACCGACGGGTTTGCGGCTTCGCGCAGCCAGCCCAGCGTCAGGTCCAGTTCCATGACAAAGTCGGTCAGCGGGCGAAAAACGAATTGCCCCGGACTTGTCGAAAGGATGGTCGATGCCGGAGTCAGGCACAGGCCTGTGCTGACCGATGCAAGATCGAGCTGTTCTTCATGCGTGGCCGAAAGCTGGCGGATGATCGGCTCCAGTCCATGCAGGCGGCACTGCTGCATCAACACATCCTGTTCATCATGGGCGGAATGGCGGGCCAGCCAGATCAGCGGCTGATCGGCAAGTTCGGTCAACCGGATCGGCGTATGGACGGCCAGCGGATGCGCGGGATGCACCGCAACGATATAGCGCTCCTTGTGAATCAGCCGCTCGGCCAGTTTGGGGGATCGGATGCGACGTTCATAAGCAAGGGTTATGTCCAACCGGTCATCGCGCAGCGCCTCGACCAGATCAACCGATGGCGCGCGCATGTATGCCAGATCAAGATGCCCCGGCCCCACCTGAAACGCCTCGATAGCATCATGAACGAAAGCATATTTGCGTGCATTCATGACCAGCCCCAAACGCACGGGCCGGTCCTGCTCCAGTTCGATGCGCCGCGTATTATGGATCGCGCGGTCCAATGCTTTGACCAGAGCGACGGCTTCATCATGGAAGCATTTTCCCGCAGGCGTCGTCGTAACCCCGCGTGAACCACGGATCAACAGAGTGCATCCCAGCGTCAATTCCAGATCACGGATGCGGCGCGACAAGGCGGGCTGGGCAATGTTCATCCGCCGCGCCGCACCTTGCAGCGATCCTTCTTCAACCGTGGCGATGAAGTAGCGAAGCAGGCGGAAATCCATGCCACGCGGTATACCGAGAAAGCATGTCTGGGACAATCCAACCGATATTTGCCGTTGCCACACCTATCTGGCAGCAAGCAAATAACATCGGTTGGCACACACCATTGAACGCAGCATAGGGTTGCGAGGCAGCCTTCTATATTAATGCGCTTCGCTGTGTGCAAAATGCCCTTCCGTACCCCCGCCATTTGCTATAGTCCCCGTTTGCATGAGCGATGTCATGCACGGATTGGAGACCTTCGTTTCGCGCAAAGGCATCGGATCTGGTGGCGCAGTGCGCTGCCAGACGGCGCATATTGCGGCCCGGCATTCGCTCATCGCGCTGGCAGGAAATGCCATGCCCCACGGCGGCCAGCACGCAATCGCCTGATCGAGTTACGGAGAGCAAGCCGATGTCCTACATGGAACTGTTCAAGGTTCCCGAACCCACCCCCGATCTCAGCCGCAAGGCTGCCATCATCGGCCTGGGCGAGAGCGACTTTCACGACGACTATCAGGCTGCCCGTGCCAAAGCGCCAGGGTATGAAGGGCACACGTCCGAAAGCCTTGCCGTCATCGCTTTTGAACGCGCGCTCGCAGATTCCGGTCTGACGCGTGACGACATCGACGGGTTGGGCGTCAATTATCTCTACGGCGGGCCAACCGCAGAAGAAACCGCCACCATGCTGGGGCTCAAGCCCAAACATATCGTTGATCGCAGCGGCGGCATATGCGCAGGGCCATTGCCCGTCGCGGCCAAGGCCATTGCCGATGGCAAATGCGATACAGTCGTGCTGATTTTCTCGGCAGCCACCCGCTCGATCGGGCGCAAGTTTGGCGGCCAGACATTCGATAACGGCGCGCCCAGTTCATACTATTACCACCACCCCTGGGGCTGGAGCTCGCAGGCCGCGCACTGGGCACTGATCTGGCAGTATTACCAGCAGGCTTATGGCGCGACTGAGGCTGATCTGGCGTCCGTCGCCATCCAGATGCGCACCAATGCGATGCGCAATCCCAACGCGATCATGCAAGCGCCGCTGACGGTCGAAAAGTATCTGGCCTCGCGCTATGTCGTGCGGCCCCTGCACCTGTTCGATCTGTGCCTGGTCAACGATGGCGCGGTATGCCTTATCCTGCGCCGGTCAGACCTGGCCAAAGGGCTGGCCCATGTTCCGGTCGATATTGGCGGATGGGGCCACAGCGCCGTCACCGCCAACAAGATGCACACGCTGGTGCGGGAACGGCTGCGCCCGCAGTTTCAGGAATCGGGCCGGCAAGCGCTGGCCATGGCGGGCATCGCGCTCGAGGATGTCCAGCATTTCGAAGGCTATGACGCCTCGACCATCCACCTGATCAATCACATCGAAGGCCACGGCTTTGTCGAACCCGGCGCAGGGCTGGAATTCTGCAAAAGCGGCGAAATGGACGTGAACGGATCGCTTCCGGTCAACATGGCAGGTGGCATCTTGTCCGGTTCCTACATGCATGGCTGGAACCACGTTGCCGAAATCGTGCGCCAGCTTCGCCATGAAGCCGGCCCCCGGCAGGTCAAGGACGTGCAGGTTTCGATGTTCTCGCTGGCGCAGACCGATCAGGTCCACCCGGTTATCTTCATGCGGGGAGAGCAATAATGACGCAGAAGCGACCCAACCGCACCCTTGGCCCCGGCCATGATGAATTCTGGGCCGGTTGCGCCCAGGGCGAACTGCGCATTCAGCGTTGCACCGCCTGCGGCAATCACAGCTGGCCTGTCATATCGGCCTGCGAACATTGCGGCAGCACCGATCTGGCGTTCAACACCATGTGCGGCAAAGGCAAGGTCGTCAGCTGGTGCAGCTTTGTGCAGGACTATTATCGCGGCGTGATGCCCGTTCCCTATGACACGATCATGGTAGAGCTGGAAGAAGGCCCGATCTTCCTCAGCAACCCGGCCGATTTCAGCTATGATGACATCACCTTCGAGATGCCGGTTGAAGTCACCTTCGTCGATGCCGAAGACGCTGCCGGTCCGTTCAGCCTCCCTGTCTTCCGCAAGGCCTGACCACAATGGCCGATAGCGAAAGCGCCGTTCTGGCCGAGGTTTCGGACGGGATCATGACGATCACGCTCAACCGGCCCGACCATGGCAATGCCTGGAACGGTCCGATGGTGCGCGGCTATTTCAACCTGCTTGAACAAGCATCGCGTTCGCCTGAAGTGCGCGCGATCATCGTCACCGGCGCGGGCAAGGCATTCTGCGTTGGCGGCGATGGCGCCAAACTTCAGGCTGTGGCCCAGACTGGCGATATAAAATCGGCAGCAGACCAGCCCTACTGGTTTCCACTGTCCATCGGCAAACCGATCATCGCGGCCATAAATGGCGCGTGTTTTGGCATCGGGTTGCAGCAGGCGCTGGTCAGCGACATCCGAATTGCATCCGCAGACGCAAAGTTTTCAACCGCCTATGCGCGCCGGGGGCTGGTGGCCGAAATGGGCATGAGCTGGCTTTTGCCGCGCCTTGTCGGGACAGGCCACGCCACCGATCTGCTGCTCTCGGCGCGTCTGGTGCGCGCTGCAGAAGCCGAACGCATGGGCCTTGTCAACAAGGTGGTGCCCGCCTCAGACCTCATGGCAGAAGCCCGCGCCTATGCCGCCATGCTCGTCGAAAACTGCTCGCCCTTCGCGATGCGCGCGATCAAGCAGCAAAGCTTCGAAGACCTGACGCGCCGCTTCCACGACAGCTTCGAACATTCGGTAAAGCTGCTTGACGAAGCCTTCCTTGCCCCCGATTTCAAGGAAGGCATGGCAAGCTGGCAGGAACGCCGCCCGCCTCAATTTCCGGCATTGCCGCCAGAACTCGCGCTGATCGCGCACGACCATTCAGCCTCATGAGGACAGCGTTATGAACAAACGGGAATTTCTGGGAATGGCCAGCGTTGGTGCGCTGGTTGCTGCCTTTGCCGCCAGCCGGATGATGAACCGGGGCGCGGCAGAAGAGGCAACCGCCGGGACCACTTTCAGCGTGCAGATGACCGACGCGCAATGGCGCGCAAAGCTCAATCCTGAAAGCTACGAAGTGCTGCGCAAAGGCGCCACCGAACGGCCCGGAACCAGCCCACTGCTGAAAGAACACCGCAAGGGCATTTTCGCCTGCGCCGGTTGTGATACGCCACTGTTCGATTCATCCACCAAGTATGACAGCAAGACCGGCTGGCCCAGTTTCTGGCAGCCCTTGCCGAATACCACGATCCGCCGCCCGGATTTCACCATCGCGCGCCCGCGAACGGAAATCCTGTGCAGCACGTGCGGGGGTCATCTTGGCCATGTTTTTGATGATGGACCAAAGCCGACTGGCCTGCGCTATTGCATGAATGGCGATGCCCTCACCTTCAAACCGGCAGCAGCCTGATTCCCAGGATTGGAAAGAACACCATGAAAGATTTTTTCAACGGCATCATGCGCGCGATCAGCAGCCTTCTCGGCCTGCTGATGGTGATAATGGGTGGCATCTGGATCCTGCAAGGATTCAACATCGCTTTCCTCGACAGCTTCATGGCCAATGACAAGCAATGGGCACTGTGGGGTGCAATCCTAGCCTTGGTTGGCGCTGGTCAGGTCTACTGGAGCAATACGCGCGAGAGCTATTACAAGGGCAAGTGACAAGCTGACATTGGCCGGACGAACAGGGGCCTTCCGTGTTACCCGGCCAATGCTGTTGTTACCGGCAACGGTCCATCGCTTCACGCGCAAGCCGCGCCAATACCGGAAACGCCTCGGCGCGGTCCTTGGCGCTTGCTGACGCCGCTGTGCCTCGCAAATAGCGGCCTTTGATTCCGTGAAAGATCGCGGCGAGCCGGAAGAAGTTGAAAGCCATGTAAAAGTCCCACGACGCGATGCTGTCGCGGCCTGTGAGGCGGCAATAGGCGGCAACGTATTCCGCTTCGGTCGGGATGTTGAGCGCCGCCAGATCGGCTCCTTCAAGGCCTGCCACGATGCTGGGCGGCATGTGATACATCATCGCGTGATAGGCAAAATCCGCCAGCGGATGGCCCAGCGTTGAAAGCTCCCAGTCCAGCACCGCGATCACCCGCGCCTCTGTCGGGTGAAAGATCATGTTGTCGCAGCGGAAATCGCCGTGAACCACGCTCGTTTCGTCGCCTTCGGGAATGGCAGTGGGCAGCCATTCTAGCAGCGCATCCATGTTCGGATCGCGGCCCGCCAATTCGTCTTCAAGATATTGGCGCGACCACCGGCCGACCTGCCGCGCAAAGTAATTGCCCGGCTTGCCATAATCGCCAAGCCCGACCGCTTGCACATCAATGCCGTGCAGTTGCGCAATCGTGGCGTTCATCGCATCGAAATAAGCGGGGCGTTCTGCCTTGGAAACTTCGGGGAATGTCGCATCCCAGAAGATGCGGCCTTCGACCATTTCCATCACATAGAACCAGCTGCCGATCACGCTTTCATCGGTGCACAGGCCAAAGACGTGCGCGACCGGAAAGCCGACCGAGCCGAGCGCAGTCAGCACTTGCGCCTCGCGCTCGACCGCGTGTGCCCCCTTCAGCACCGGCCCCGGCGGCTTGCGCCGCAGCACATAGCTGCGCGCTGGCGTGACCAGCTTGTAAGTCGGATTTGATTGTCCGCCCTTGAACTGTTCAACCTGCATCGGACCGGCAAAGCCATCGACATGGTCAGCCAACCACGCAGACAGCGCGGCTTCATCAAAGCTGTAGCCTTCACGGACCGGCGTGGTGCCGGCGTTGGCGTCCTGCACTGCGCCGCTCATGCCTGCGCGGTCCGCCAGTCGCGGCGGATCTTCTTGGCAAGGCTCCATTTATGCACTTCGGTCGGGCCGTCATAGATGCGGAACGCGCGCACCTCGCGGAACATCTGCTCCACAATCGTATCGCTCGTCACGCCCGATCCGCCCATCACTTGCACGCACTTGTCCGCCACGCGCATCAGCGCCTCGGACACGGCGACTTTGGCCATCGAGCTTTCGACCGTTCCCAGCGATCCGGTATCAAGCACGCCGGCGCACCAGTCGATCATCAGTTCGGCCTGTTTGAGGTCGATCATGTTTTCGGCCAGCATGAAGCCAACGCCTTCGTGTTCGATCAGGTGCTTGCCAAACGCCATGCGCTTGCACGCATATTCCGTGGCGATTTCCTGCGCGCGGATGCAACCACCAAGCCAGCGCATGCAGTGCGACAGACGCGCAGGGGACAGGCGCACTTGCGCATATTTGAAGCCCTCGCCCGGCTCACCCAGCATCTGATCAGCGGGCACGCGCAAGTTCTCGATGGCGATGGTCGAATGGCCACCGGGCATTGAACTGTCTATGGTGTTGGGCACGCGTTCGATGCGGATGGCGGGATCGGGCAGGTCCACCAGG is from Novosphingobium sp. MMS21-SN21R and encodes:
- a CDS encoding enoyl-CoA hydratase-related protein, giving the protein MADSESAVLAEVSDGIMTITLNRPDHGNAWNGPMVRGYFNLLEQASRSPEVRAIIVTGAGKAFCVGGDGAKLQAVAQTGDIKSAADQPYWFPLSIGKPIIAAINGACFGIGLQQALVSDIRIASADAKFSTAYARRGLVAEMGMSWLLPRLVGTGHATDLLLSARLVRAAEAERMGLVNKVVPASDLMAEARAYAAMLVENCSPFAMRAIKQQSFEDLTRRFHDSFEHSVKLLDEAFLAPDFKEGMASWQERRPPQFPALPPELALIAHDHSAS
- a CDS encoding phosphotransferase, whose product is MSGAVQDANAGTTPVREGYSFDEAALSAWLADHVDGFAGPMQVEQFKGGQSNPTYKLVTPARSYVLRRKPPGPVLKGAHAVEREAQVLTALGSVGFPVAHVFGLCTDESVIGSWFYVMEMVEGRIFWDATFPEVSKAERPAYFDAMNATIAQLHGIDVQAVGLGDYGKPGNYFARQVGRWSRQYLEDELAGRDPNMDALLEWLPTAIPEGDETSVVHGDFRCDNMIFHPTEARVIAVLDWELSTLGHPLADFAYHAMMYHMPPSIVAGLEGADLAALNIPTEAEYVAAYCRLTGRDSIASWDFYMAFNFFRLAAIFHGIKGRYLRGTAASASAKDRAEAFPVLARLAREAMDRCR
- a CDS encoding thiolase family protein; the encoded protein is MSYMELFKVPEPTPDLSRKAAIIGLGESDFHDDYQAARAKAPGYEGHTSESLAVIAFERALADSGLTRDDIDGLGVNYLYGGPTAEETATMLGLKPKHIVDRSGGICAGPLPVAAKAIADGKCDTVVLIFSAATRSIGRKFGGQTFDNGAPSSYYYHHPWGWSSQAAHWALIWQYYQQAYGATEADLASVAIQMRTNAMRNPNAIMQAPLTVEKYLASRYVVRPLHLFDLCLVNDGAVCLILRRSDLAKGLAHVPVDIGGWGHSAVTANKMHTLVRERLRPQFQESGRQALAMAGIALEDVQHFEGYDASTIHLINHIEGHGFVEPGAGLEFCKSGEMDVNGSLPVNMAGGILSGSYMHGWNHVAEIVRQLRHEAGPRQVKDVQVSMFSLAQTDQVHPVIFMRGEQ
- a CDS encoding aromatic ring-hydroxylating dioxygenase subunit alpha; its protein translation is MADTASNPFPITNPALIPAERYYSDAFFKAEQEKLWPHVWQMACRLEEIPNQGDYTVYEIFDRSVILLNTADGVKAFLNACRHRGVKLARGKGNCKNRGFRCPFHGWRWDEQGKNSFVFGREIFDEAIITPDQIDLAPVRVEFWAGCAFINFDDTAPGLRESLGPVAERMDTRRAETLKIEWWFGTVLPTNWKLAMEAFHEGYHVMQTHPQLFQVSPYATTQFGPDFDGKPVNEGLTGKEMVQHILAFLHNLNEGMGGSMIHKSELAVIDRLAGMDVPEDPMAAAAAFYTQACKDVEADARARGVETFDIAKAFLGPDMHYVEFMFPNYFLLPVMGAMASYRIRPLTPETCLFEIWNMAPRADGEPFETPKGPTMLPFDSQDFPEIPRQDYSNLPLQQVGLHNLDFMRIGSSLGKGGEGMISNYQRLIDGYIAGLPADTLAKSSQIVNCGFDAPIMDIGI
- a CDS encoding dehydrogenase E1 component subunit alpha/beta, translated to MVQGNLGIEPEVLKSIYGQMVRIRAVDKAIQAGLSAGKFTFTYWPMTGQENIPATISQLTTARDYMVTTYRGIHDQVAKGVDLYGMFAEALGREGGLNKGKGGSPHISDPSSGSMVTTAIVGAGPVIANGLAISAKERGEDRVTIVNFGDGATSIGPVHEAMNLAGVWKLPIIFLCQNNQWGEYTPIETYTASPNFFGRAQALGFRGVQLDGNDPAAFYNGMKEVIESVRAGNGPVFVEALTYRMGPHAGVGDNYNAAKDILAAAKERAPVEKTRSLLLDAGICTEDELSAVEAAAKAEVEDAIARAMTSPVTPASETLVDVFADATCVPTRGIYPVREAEGEFPGPTATMTMATAITDAQDVAMAANPEVFLLGEDVGDPQGGAFGTNKGLQTKFGKNRVRNTPISESAIIGAAIGSSIAGMNPIAEIMFADFMGVCLDQIANHAAKQRYMSGSATHAPLTIRMQVGGAIGGFGAQHSQNLEAWLTHVPGIKVLFPSNPVDAKGMLLSAINDPDPVVVLESIMLLFTQKAEVPTGDYRIPLGVAKVKREGTDVTLISYGFELHNCLAAAEELAKEGISAEVIDLRSLVPIDYHRVLESVKKTGRAVVVHAAVEFCGLGAEICSTINEELWGQLKAPAIRLGADYAPIAYSREIEMSQVPGAAAIVSRVRASLKS
- a CDS encoding zinc ribbon domain-containing protein, whose amino-acid sequence is MTQKRPNRTLGPGHDEFWAGCAQGELRIQRCTACGNHSWPVISACEHCGSTDLAFNTMCGKGKVVSWCSFVQDYYRGVMPVPYDTIMVELEEGPIFLSNPADFSYDDITFEMPVEVTFVDAEDAAGPFSLPVFRKA
- a CDS encoding LysR family transcriptional regulator — translated: MDFRLLRYFIATVEEGSLQGAARRMNIAQPALSRRIRDLELTLGCTLLIRGSRGVTTTPAGKCFHDEAVALVKALDRAIHNTRRIELEQDRPVRLGLVMNARKYAFVHDAIEAFQVGPGHLDLAYMRAPSVDLVEALRDDRLDITLAYERRIRSPKLAERLIHKERYIVAVHPAHPLAVHTPIRLTELADQPLIWLARHSAHDEQDVLMQQCRLHGLEPIIRQLSATHEEQLDLASVSTGLCLTPASTILSTSPGQFVFRPLTDFVMELDLTLGWLREAANPSVSALMATLHTAIDQHQAAIVLGTESWTTLCGHEVVRVSDEG
- the msrB gene encoding peptide-methionine (R)-S-oxide reductase MsrB, encoding MNKREFLGMASVGALVAAFAASRMMNRGAAEEATAGTTFSVQMTDAQWRAKLNPESYEVLRKGATERPGTSPLLKEHRKGIFACAGCDTPLFDSSTKYDSKTGWPSFWQPLPNTTIRRPDFTIARPRTEILCSTCGGHLGHVFDDGPKPTGLRYCMNGDALTFKPAAA
- a CDS encoding acyl-CoA dehydrogenase, with amino-acid sequence MAAGIGMDAALEIADRVERFVRDIVIPYESDRRRDDHDAPTDELVQELRGLAREAGVLTPHILPDGRHLNQRETAVVLTRSGLSPLGMLACNTQAPDEGNMYLLGKVGSPELKERFLKQLVSGESRSAFFMTEPAADGGAGSDPMMMQTTCQRDGNHWVINGRKAFITGAKGAKVGIVMAKDEQGGACMFLVDLPDPAIRIERVPNTIDSSMPGGHSTIAIENLRVPADQMLGEPGEGFKYAQVRLSPARLSHCMRWLGGCIRAQEIATEYACKRMAFGKHLIEHEGVGFMLAENMIDLKQAELMIDWCAGVLDTGSLGTVESSMAKVAVSEALMRVADKCVQVMGGSGVTSDTIVEQMFREVRAFRIYDGPTEVHKWSLAKKIRRDWRTAQA